Below is a window of Cheilinus undulatus linkage group 8, ASM1832078v1, whole genome shotgun sequence DNA.
TTAAAGTCTGAAAATCGTCCAGTATGTAGTCAGCCTTTGGTACAGCCCCACTGGGTACAGGGACTGCACAGCTCCGTCCACCTCTGCAGTTTACTTGCTTTTTGAATTCAGGagtcttttcaataaaaacagcagttgAGAATGGcaggcaattaaaaaaatcttaattacaaaaaagttcatgataaatctatttttgtcacatttggaATTCCCACTATTTTTATAacttctttatttcattttgtatttttatactgtcttaaactaagggtaactgacttttTGTTTGGATTCAGACCTGCATTCAATCTGAAGTAAAACGTTGGTTAGAGTGAAGATTATGGCATGAACTTAACCACTGCAACagtaaaaaggaacaaaaaagggacagaaaggtaaatgtttgatgacaGAGGGTGCAGATGACCTCTGACTtgtcctctgagctgtctgtgagtttttaaagtgaaatgagacatttggGGGCAGTGGTgctcttattttacatcactgtggctgcagggagacactgcagtggcttaaccaatgtgtgttaaaaagggaccataaagcatgcaatttatGAATCTAATAAAATGACTGCATGATAATTGACCTTATTCGAATCATGATCAATTATTACATGCTAACACCCCTAGTATTTACTAATCAATAAACCACCACTGGCAttttattaaagggatatttcagtatttttaaaggtGAGTCGTATGAGGTACATAGCACTAGTgggcctccagtgattttagtgagcaCTGCTCCTTTAACAAGGACTCACTGGTTACACTGGCCAGGAAGTTAGGCTATACAGCacaacagatgggtacagtttttTGTGGAATTTATTTcgggtatatatatatatatatatatatatatatatatatatatatatatatatatattttttttttttttttttttttttttagtaaaaatgggccacaaaacaatgttggctcaaacatacACAAAAATCCAGatgtttttaagcatttttttttaactctaaagCCTCCATGTTAATTACAATGCAGGATTTTGCTACCAGTTATATTCTTTTGGATTGCataacagtgacaaaaacacagaagctttcagggtataaaataaaacattttaaaaatgtgatagtGCTatcattgttttgtggcccattcttccaaaaatgtgctaaatcccacaaagaaactgtacccatctgaaACGCTGTATAGCCACTACAACCagcgagtccttcttaaaggagcaatgctccctgaaatcactggaggctaatgccactactactcATCAACTCAGCTTTGAAAATACTGCAATATCTTTTAATAAATTTTACACATTGAGAGAGAGAAGCTCAAATGAAAGCAGTGACACCTACCAACACTGATACACAGGGATACGCAAGCTATATGCAAAGCATTTTGAGAGCATGTAGCAGTGCAAGACTAGAAGATGGTGCCCCTTTAGACATCTTTTCTcccataaaatgaaaaattcatccatgaaacaaaaacagtgattttttttttggtgtaaatATACCTTACTGAGTTTGGTTTTCATTCATAGGGCTCCTCAATCTAAAAAAGCACGTAAGCTTCTTAAGCTGGAGCTGAGCGGTCCATCCCCATAGGACTTGGATGCCTTCAGTGGTATCATACTGTTAGAGGCAGTTCTAAAAATATTGGGAAAATGAGAGTCAACATTTTCTTGAGTTCCCCGTACAAGGGATTTGATAGACCTGAAATCCTACAGCCTGACACGCCACCAAAACctgatttttattctaaaatacactttgtaaaaatgggatataatattaaaatatacCTACATCTATGCACAAAAAGTTTTCTCTGTAATCTTTGGCTACATATTAGTTATAACTTATTATCTGTAACAAACAGACATTAACTTGTGAGCAGTTTAGCTCTTAAATAACAATGAATAGGGTTTATCTACTTTGTCATTTCACAGCTAAAGGTCAGCCAACTTTGCATGAGGCTGTGAGGTAGCCATACACACAACCAGTTGTTAAGCTGACCGTATAATAAGTCATATGACCAAACCAACATGTGATGGCACATTTCTAACATTTCACTCTAATTCCCTGGATGTTAAAAGAGGACAAACACAACTATGTTTCATCATCGAGTGTTtctcaagaaaaaataaataagcagGATATACAAGTGCATCATTCATCATAAAAACCATCTAAAAGTGCAATGCTCCATTTTAAGGGTCTAAAGGCAGTGTGAAAAGACTCCATACAGCAGCAGGAGAAACTCCAGAGCTCTGTCTCCATTCATAACTCTCTATTACTCATGTCTAATCTTGCAGAGTGGTTTTCTGCAAAAGTTTCTTTAATAATCAGAGCCAGACAGCAGGAACAAAGCATCACAGCTGGAAGATCTCGTCTTCTCTGTCTCTCAGTTTCTTGGTGAGTTTGGTGATGGTTACTGGTAGCGACCCGTGTgctgcctgctgctgctgtgttgtgAGAGACGAAGAGACACTCTGCGATCTTGGAAACTGCCGCCTGTCTGATGTCCTGCTGTTGCAAGCTGCTTCTAAGGCGGAAACCctgtgaaaaataaacagatgagaAGATACAGTCAGTCTGAAGACTcatgtgatatgatacaatctGCTTTCAGCTCTTTGCAGAGATACTTTGATAGCCTGCCTGCTGGAGTCCTGGAATATTTAACAGATTCCCCATCAATCAAATTCACAAAACAATGAGTCAGTGGTTCATAGAGATCACGGTTTTATTTTTACCTATATGTTTGGGTTCCACTTCACTCCAAACCTGGTTTAACAGATGATACTGCATAaatatatttatgatttatgggGCATGCGGCCACGTGGCTTTAAAGTGTAACAGGACATCTATCAATCCGCTGTAAGTGAGCAGCTCTTGCAGTGGGTGTTTGTGCTCAATCACCACCTGTGTGCACCAGCAAAGGACCATGGACTGGTTTATGTGTGCACTAGATAAGATACTGAAGCAAAGCTTTACACTTTTAATAACACCAGGCAGCTTGACTACTGCAATTAGgtctaaaaaatgtattatcttATTTGACCCTCACTGCTGTCACAATCagagactttaaaaacattgttgaTAAGTTGTTTTACAtggttttcttttctatttcttGTGACTGGCGTCTCTGTGTGATGCTGTTTAATATTCATTAAATTTGTTCACAGTGTTTCCAGTGACACACTACACTGACAATTTCACCTAACTGATTAAAAGGCACAGGTTGGTCCTCTATGAGTTCTTCTCATTTGGCTACTTTGCACATCCTTTCGTCCTCCCTCCTCAAGTGACCCAGACATCAATTTACCTCCGCCATGATGACGGACCTTCACGTTCTCAAATGCAcctggaggaggtgaggatggaggagagaggagagttCTGAAGGAGCTAAGACTGAGAATACACCTTCCTCTGTGGAAGTCTGTTGACTAGAGGCAGCATGTGTTGGTTTGAAGGTGCAGCATCTCTGAAAAGCTGCACCTCCACGTGCTTTGTGACTTCTTTGCAGTTTATTTGGATTTTAGGCTGATTTGCTTCAAATGTAAAAGTTGAACACACAGTGATGTTGAAATACCCCATATTGATCGACTTAACAATGCCGTACAGCACTAATCaccaactggcggcccgggggccatatgagaccccccaaagcttcctgtccgacCCCCGAAAgaccattaaattcagaaaaggaggaaaagtaGATGTTGTGGCTTTAAGAGTTTCCTTTGCCTTTAAacgtctgcagctgttaaatccatcccacaaacaattcaTATTGAATAGttttagaacaggggtgtcagactcacagcaggggctgaaatcTAAATTTAGGTCtcacctgagggcctaacagggtcaagatttaactaaaaactgtcaaccgtgttttcataggtaatgaattatagggaaaaataaacagtgatgataaaggattttaagatttcttaaaaaaaaaaaaaaaaagtcaaaatgattaaatatcacagcatcagtgttactgtgtgtccatgtcaaataaatgctaaataaatgaattacaggctcaaaatctgagataaagagttaactttttaagtcctacaggtcaaaatacaaaattaaaagtcaaaataaggttttaaaaggcaaaaatatgagatagagagttaaaatcataactttaaaggtcaagatacgagataaaatacaaaatcaagagtttaaaaggtcaaaatagaagatcaaattttaaattgtgactctgaaaggtcaaaatatgggataaaagtctagatcaggagtttaaaaggtgaaaatatgggattaaaagtcaaagttaggagtttacaatatgatttcaaatgaaaacttgtgaacctaaaaggtcacaatatgagagaaaaggtcaaaattatgaatttaaaaggtcaaaatctgaaataaaaagtcaaaatcctaagtttagatcataatcttgggatgcaaaatgaaatatcaaatgaaaacacaaataattcctttccctcattcctaactatttctactctctactttttcagatttttatgacttaacaagattttttttttttaatcttccaagttaaatttacatttttatactggaggaaatctgcagacctcattcaaGTGAGCCacttctaataaaaatatgaaatgatcttgtgggccgagTAAAACTGCACCGAGGGGCCgtatttggcccccgggccttgagtttgacactcttgttttactcacatttaatgttttcacagaaatttactgtctaAAATTagtagacatttaaaaaagggtaataatgggttgtggagtggcctGTAGCAGACAGGTGATTCCTGCTGCACAGCAGAGTAGTTAGAGGGAGGGGTTGTTgtgcagcagaggagagtgTGTTaattgtagacacctgtgagcTGAGTGAGGAAAAGAAGGGAGACAATGGATTTCTGGAGGGACTGCgagagagaacagaaggagTGCAAATATCAAAAACATAGTATAAAGTGATATATCTGCTAAAAACTGGAAAAGAAAGCACATAGGAAGTCCAGAGTGGGTGAACAATTAGCCTTTTTACTTTGGAGCCTTCTAAATATGTGAAGCCTGAAATCCTGGAGCAGTATGAGATCCTCTGTCTGTGGTGGCACTGAAGTCTTCTGGTGGCCGGACTACCCTCCAGTCTTGGGTTGTTAACCTCCTGATCCTGACTCAGACTCTTCTAACTGCAAGTTTACCCCCATTACCCTCTCTCCCATACCTATCTTTCACCTTTTATTTCCTCATACACCCCTACATTCTTTGACACATACACCACTTGGTTTTGGCTGAAGAGGCCGTGACCATTGTACTTTgggttttgattttgtttgaacttTGGAAATATTTCAGTTGATTTTGCTTGAAGTTTGGGGGGCATTTGAATTATGGACTGTTTACGCTCGAGGAACATTTGAATTATGGACTGTTTGCGCTTGAGGAATGTTACATTTGATTTTGCATGAACTTTGAGTGGTGGGACATTTAATTTATGGACTGGTGAACCTTGGGGAACActgaaattgttttgtttgtgctgtGGGGCATTTGAATTAAATTGAACTGTTGGGACAATTGGGGTCTTTACCTGAGTGAACTGATTTATGTTATAAATTGATGAAATGCATGGAGAAATTTGCCTTAATTGAAAAGAGTTTGGTTATGGTACTGTTAATCATGTCTTTAAAGGATTAATGTGTTACCCTGAACTTTGGTTAaaggaaagacaaaagaaacataaCTGATTTGTGGCCTTCATTTCTTTTGTAGAGGAACTGTTATTTTCTTTAGGCCTTAAATATCTTTACTCCACCCTGAGATTTTAAATGATAGACTTAATTGTCTGTCTGGCGCTCAGTTAATTTAAAATACTGCACATATTTCTGGCCTATAATAACGCCACAGGCCCAAAGGGACAGAAATTGGCggataaagttgtgaaaagaggttgaaatatggcaaaaattggtgaaagaggaaaaagggggccaaaagtgccaaaaattggttacaaatgacaaaaaatagtgaagACAGTgatgaaatgggttaaaaaagtggcaaaaatggacaaaagagtGGCCCAAGGGCATAAAACacgcaggaaaagtggttcaactGGGTTTAAATAATAgtaaaaattgggttaaagaggcaaaaaggggttaaaagtgtaaaaaaaaacaaaaagagttaatactagtactaaaccacaactggggagggcccattcgctgtgattttcaggggtccagccagttcagttgtcaggcctgtctctttgtggcctgctgcattaaaGACAATAGCGAttgatctcactggtaatgactaaaaatgtcctgtgtttcaaaagaaaatacaaatactactacaataatatttcaatcagaccaaaatatttattttttgtctttgaaagtccggcccttAGAGTTTCAgtccagactaaatctggcccttgtgcagatgtacttggtGAACCTGTCATACCGGGTAATTTAATCTCAAAGTACTGTGGCATCATATAAGGTGACAATTTGTGtggtgtttctgttttttaactaCATTATCAATAAAAACTGACACAGCTCTGTGGTGAATTACTCTGCAGATCACAggaatataaaagaaaaaaagagtcgCAGTTATCATACCAAATAGCAGAGATCTGGACAAACATGAGGAAAATTCAAAAGCACAATTATCAACCACAGTAATACCACTGTTAATAAATTATGTTATGTTATAAATAATTTATGGtacatgtaaataaatgttttcttgaGTAAGGAATTTCAATACTAAAGTTTCTTACTATTTGAAATAATCAAAGTTTTTGTAATAACTTTTAAACATGGGGTTTGGTGAACGTTTGTACAGCGaggttttgatttaaaaaaatctgtgcagTTCATGATCCATGCATGACAGCATTCCAGGTGAAGGACGtctcatatgttttttttttacatcaataGTTGTTTAACGGCAGTTAGCAAGCATTGACAGACTTACACCTAGACTACTACACCTAGATTGGGGTGTAGATACTTCCATATGTGATTGCCTTTTTTCAGTTAGCACCACACtacatgattttcaaatcttaaatgattttgaatCTGTGGAAGTGAGGGCACTTTTAAggtttttcatctcataatccTCTGAGCGCACACTGATGACTCGACTAGACTGCAAGACCACACAGCTGCCGCCTGAAGTAAAGACTTCACAGGCAGGATGTCCCACTCATGAGATCCCACAGAAATTTGaatgatcaaatgtgacttcagaagaagAAAATCACAGAGGACCCTCAAAATCCACAGCCGACTTTCTCTGATGCGTGCtacagttgcagcaaaaatgaaaaaaaataaaaatcagaaaaaagtggcTAAGCTGGAGGTagagttgtttttgtgtttatgagCAGGAAAAGTATGTAACATAAAGTTGGTGATGCTTTCCGGTCTGATTACTTTTATTGGCTGTAGTGGATATCCCGACAGAAAGTCTGACCTACAATCAtttatatcaaacatgtttggcATTTACAAATTGAGGTCGGTGATTCGAAAATTGCAACAACAGATATAACCTCATCAGCTGAACTAACCTTGATGTtcagtttttgaaaatgtcactgtcagaaaacatttggcaagTAAATCATTCAATCTcaactggaaaaaaagtggtaaaggtGTTATCTGGACTGTCGTTACATATCAacaaagggtttaaaatggcttACTTGTTGGTGTCACTTGAAACAAATATGatgtcagaaataaaaaaaacaatgttctGGAAGCATCACAACTACTAAGATGTATAACATATAGTAGGGGAACTGTGTTTGTATAGGCAGGGGTATGTGGAACACGGTTCCATTTCTGTCTACCTGAGTGAGATGCTTATCTTGCTGAGAGGCTTTGGCTCGCATGCCTGAAATTTTCACAGTTTATCTGCTGCAGAGCTACAGCAAAGATGTCTCTCTACACTCAGTTTACTTTATAATTCCAATCATaattaatcaaatttttaaataaacacttATTTTCAATCAAGTGTGTCATAAACCTGAGGTGGTAGAAAACCCTTTAAATTAACAAGagaaagtttgattttattgcCAGTGAACATGTTGAGAGTTAATTCTGGCTGGTACATTGTTGACATAACCATTTAAGTTGAGAGCAGTACATGACGTGTGGAAAACAAGGCAAAGCGCATTTATTTTAGATGATATCTCATTTGAACTGTGCAGTCCTGCAGCTCAAACACACctaaattggcaaaactgaAGGATTATTTCCCACCACAAACATGGAGCATGACTGTGTCTATACAGAGCCATGTACACATACCTTTTCTCTGCGTCTTGGCATCCTTTTACAGCAGCCTCCTTTGACTGATTTATCAAGCTGTCCAACCTTTTCAAAAACTCCACAGGAGTAAGATCTGGCtctgtttgttttccagcaTCTCGCTTTTCCTCAGAAGAGCCCCCTGTGTGTCCAATGTGAGCAGAAGCACAGTCAGTGCGCTCTTCTTCACTGTCCTCTACATCCAAATCCACCCCGTTGTTACAGTGGTCCAAGTCTGACATCACAGGGATCGACAAGGACTTCTTCAGAAAGATAGAGTCGTTGGTATACAGTCTGTTGGCTCTTTTGATTTGCTCCATCTGTAAGAAAAGATAACcttgtgagcctttaaatgaCAAGATCAAAGTCTGAAAAGCTTGAACTACTTGCATGTTGTCAAACAAATATGCTTTAAGGGAAGAAAGTATGTTTTTGAATTGTGACTCTtacaataatgtttttaaattttttgccaGGTTGAGCAAGGCACCACTGCTCTGCAGAAACCAGAAGTGCTTGACCAAATTTTAAGCCTGTTGAGCATTTTCCTGTTTGAAGTATTAAGCAATGATGTTATTGCAGTGTCATATACAAATATTTGGCAATAAGATTGAAGTGTAATAATCAAGTAATACTAAATTAGTTTGTACAACACTCGCAATTTGAGGTGTTAAACAATACTAATTTGTAATCGTATTTCCAGTGTTGACTTAACATGAATTACATGAGGATTAGTAAAAGATTTAGAATTGACTTTAGGAGTTATGAAATACTCACAGACACGCCATATTTCAGGGCCAAGCCTTGCAGAGTTTCCCCCGGCTGAATTTTGTGTTCAATCCGTCTCTGTCGGACAGGAGACAGCGGAGATCGGACCAGACTGCCGTATGATCTGGTTCTGCTCCCACGGAGGAGGAGGCCGTTCCCCCCGGCTGGTAAAGGAGCTTTCTCCCCGGACATTGCCGTAAACCACGTCACTGCAGTTCAGTTTGTACCCGAGCAACTGGTTAAACTACAATAACGAGTTACCTATTATTCACATAATGTGAAAACAGCGTTCTTAGCCTACTTTTAAACACCAAACTAGCAGCTTAGTTAGCCGGTTAGCTAAAACGTCAACTTAGCTAATTAATGTTGACGTTCTCTCCATATCCCCCGAGTGTTTACACTGCAAATTACGTTATCTTTCAAACTTGACACCTCAGCGCAATTATAAAATCGTGCCTGTCTTTATGTTTAACCTACCTTATATCTCAAACAAACACCTGAAAGTTGCTGAGAAAGTTATAAGAATAACTTTTCTCATGTCTCACGCAGACTGCCGTCTGCTGCCATATGTTGCCATGGCTGCCGTGCGAGGCAACCCTGCGTTCAGGAGTAGTCGGAGTAATCCGTAAAATCAGAGTCCATCTGGGAGATTCACGTATTGCTTCGTAACCACCCAGAAAAGTTGGTACATTTTGATGGCTTGCTTTTCGTGTTGCCATACTTGTAATATTAAATAGAAATGTGCCGAAATTAC
It encodes the following:
- the lysmd1 gene encoding lysM and putative peptidoglycan-binding domain-containing protein 1, producing MSGEKAPLPAGGNGLLLRGSRTRSYGSLVRSPLSPVRQRRIEHKIQPGETLQGLALKYGVSMEQIKRANRLYTNDSIFLKKSLSIPVMSDLDHCNNGVDLDVEDSEEERTDCASAHIGHTGGSSEEKRDAGKQTEPDLTPVEFLKRLDSLINQSKEAAVKGCQDAEKRVSALEAACNSRTSDRRQFPRSQSVSSSLTTQQQQAAHGSLPVTITKLTKKLRDREDEIFQL